A window of Vigna unguiculata cultivar IT97K-499-35 chromosome 4, ASM411807v1, whole genome shotgun sequence contains these coding sequences:
- the LOC114181304 gene encoding myb-related protein 305-like produces the protein MISTSSLLLLILSLSFSLSLSYVVHMYKIMDKKPCNPSSHDPEVRKGPWTMEEDLILINYIANHGEGVWNSLAKASGLKRTGKSCRLRWLNYLRPDVRRGNITTEEQLLIFELHAKWGNRWSKIAKHLPGRTDNEIKNFWRTRIQKHMKQTENSQQQGNNSNISETNDHHHHQHHHQHQQHHQHHQHHHHQPSSSTSLASNMALQIESYSTPSYQETLEPFPSQFPPITDQSSSCTNHNINTHTNYWNIEDLWSMQLLNGD, from the exons ATGATTTCCAcgtcttctcttcttcttcttattctctctctctctttctctctctctctctcttatgTTGTGCATATGTACAAAATAATGGACAAAAAACCATGCAACCCATCATCTCATGATCCTGAAGTGAGAAAGGGACCATGGACCATGGAAGAAGACTTGATCTTGATCAACTATATTGCAAATCATGGTGAAGGTGTTTGGAACTCTCTAGCCAAAGCTTCTG GTCTTAAAAGAACTGGAAAAAGTTGTCGACTTCGTTGGCTAAACTACCTTCGTCCTGATGTTAGAAGAGGGAACATTACAACAGAAGAACAGCTTTTGATCTTTGAGCTTCATGCAAAGTGGGGTAATAg gtggTCCAAAATTGCAAAGCATCTTCCAGGAAGAACTGACAATGAGATTAAGAACTTTTGGAGAACCAGAATCCAGAAGCACATGAAGCAAACTGAGAATTCACAGCAACAGGGTAATAACAGTAATATTTCAGAGACAaatgatcatcatcatcatcaacatcatcatcaacatcaacaacatcatcaacatcatcaacatcatcatcatcaaccaAGCTCTAGCACAAGCCTTGCATCAAACATGGCACTGCAAATTGAGTCTTACTCCACACCCTCATATCAAGAAACTTTGGAGCCATTTCCATCACAGTTCCCTCCAATCACTGATCAATCAAGTTCCTGCACCAATCACAACATCAACACCCACACCAACTATTGGAACATAGAGGATTTGTGGTCTATGCAATTGCTCAATGGAGATTGA